One part of the Ciona intestinalis chromosome 5, KH, whole genome shotgun sequence genome encodes these proteins:
- the LOC100186697 gene encoding cilia- and flagella-associated protein 69 isoform X1: protein MTSNYVFSQIKSKTNSTTENPEQRYQTSSGTERNMAAVSSMRRQTPNRHTEMQNTEDKQIPVVAYIITDDEAGLTQGLKLRPVELTRVVRLLSDPHSSQLFERHVHALNRITLKYEYGFLIRDLVHVFKILNICADRVAQHTCYVQPMCKLLHICGLSYLTEKMSDESAYSQIVIESVSQMGYLMRVPNSSVRSALADALISLYCNPPTSQDVYQDLKPASHEYNIRMVESSDVAETLVKSLSLFHNNLEIQLKILRVLQKLSCSSAVNCDKMLQSEAAYRICCEMNSPDPSGYLLFISVEIIWNLLELGGDEVTKQLANLQCVNALKEAFRELMISGCSNYEKQLRNDLLVITTLLCQNPSAPIVESGFAKQIVLFATFSEVKSYNPLLRNLKLTQSHEDFELKKMLINLLEILSKDHAALQILSDGKVLLSLFHYVKSDDGKVKPRDWSPAQFEELQLHAMSALNKLSVLLIDDYMICQGNTRLLLLLEWCLGKEPFTGHGNSFHGSGGRGNKKAQMRQCLRLLLAVVSNSNEIASKDLCDQGILNQLLDVLENFFSTDCDNAIDIELQCDILYILSRLCENDIHRKELFGGQGVDILIQYLKANPAKLSSGLGHHRLMLASVDATWCCAIGCFSTEDLLLEKGGVFYLIDLLQSCPRNMHNLILGCLLELCENPKTIAHIHTWRGMSDITAPHLLIQLWREEEKSMGVLRDETGCIVDITAPIAGAMQREQVVVPQSATALSSSIVDVSENLRAKIYALFAKLGFSDLPGLTTQDYVALAVIEKYLDFKLGEVWLEISSELQVENVVATSPDQEALETINRAASERAKGVAMLQTELLEAEKQQDLHEEKLFYAEVKENHKQQKNTISRWEDFVKRTSDHNHLVDCKNQQQKSIESSKTKPRQGNTTKKLSTTFHDTTSKNLNTTTFQGRHVTVESTPAELTGERAQLLG, encoded by the exons ATGACAAGTAATTACGTATTTTcccaaataaaatcaaaaacaaattcgACGACTGAAAATCCTGAACAACGTTACCAGACTTCATCGGGCAcag AAAGAAACATGGCTGCCGTGTCTTCAATGAGAAGGCAGACGCCAAACAGGCACACCGAGATGCAAAATACAGAAGATAAACAAATTCCTGTCGTTGCATATATTATCACTGATGATGAAGCAGGTTTAACTCAG GGTTTAAAACTAAGACCTGTTGAGCTAACAAGAGTTGTTCGTCTTTTATCCGATCCTCATTCAAGTCAATTGTTTGAAAGACATGTCCATGCACTTAACCGTATCACATTAAA ATATGAATACGGATTTTTAATTCGAGATCTGGTCCATGTGTTTAAGATTCTCAATATATGCGCTGATCGAGTGGCTCAGCATACTTGTTATGTTCAACCTATGTGTAAATTGTTGCACATATGTGG GTTGTCCTACTTGACGGAGAAGATGTCAGATGAAAGTGCGTATTCGCAAATTGTGATTGAATCTGTATCACAGATGGGTTATCTCATGAGAGTTCCAAACTCAAGTGTTCGTTCAGCGCTTGCTGATGCTTTGATATCTTTGTATTGCAATCCACCCACCTCACAAGATGTTTACCAG GATTTAAAGCCAGCAAGCCACGAATACAACATAAGGATGGTTGAAAGCAGTGATGTTGCTGAGACACTCGTCAAGTCATTGTCATTATTCCACAACAATCTTGAAATTCAACTCAAAATTTTGAGAGTTTTGCAAAAGTTATCTTGCTCTTCTG CTGTAAACTGTGACAAGATGCTACAAAGTGAAGCAGCATACAGAATATGTTGTGAAATGAATTCCCCTGACCCATCTGGATACCTTCTCTTCATATCAGTGGAAATTATATGGAATCTTTTAGAACTTGGAGGAGATGAGGTCACGAAACAACTTGCAAATCTACAATGCGTAAA TGCATTGAAGGAGGCGTTCAGGGAGTTGATGATATCTGGTTGCTCCAATTATGAAAAGCAACTTCGCAATGATTTGCTCGTCATTACAACCTTGCTATGTCAAAACCCATCAGCACCAATAGTAGAGTCAG GTTTCGCAAAACAGATCGTTCTCTTTGCAACATTCTCTGAGGTTAAAAGTTACAACCCACTTTTAAGAAACCTCAAACTTACACAAAGTCATGAAGATTTTGAGCTTAAGAAAATGTTGATTAATTTGCTTGAGATATTAAGCAAAGATCATGCTGCATTGCAG ATTTTGTCAGATGGCAAAgttcttctttctctttttcacTACGTTAAATCAGATGATGGGAAGGTTAAGCCACGTGATTGGTCGCCTGCGCAGTTTGAAGAACTCCAGTTACACGCTATGTCAGCTTTGAACAAACTCTCAGTTCTGCTTATAGATGATTACATGATATGTCAGGGCAATACAAGACTTCTGCTCTTACTGGAATGGTGCCTTGGaaag GAGCCATTTACTGGCCATGGTAATTCCTTCCATGGTTCTGGTGGCCGTGGAAACAAGAAAGCTCAGATGAGACAATGTTTACGACTTTTGCTTGCTGTCGTGTCCAATTCAAATGAGATCGCTTCAAAAGATCTGTGCGACCAAGGGATCCTGAATCAACTATTAG ATGTTCTGGAAAACTTCTTCTCGACAGATTGCGACAACGCAATAGACATCGAACTTCAATGTGACATACTCTACATATTATCAAGGTTGTGTGAGAATGATATACACAGGAAGGAACTCTTTGGTGGACAG GGTGTGGACATTCTAATCCAATACCTGAAGGCAAACCCAGCTAAACTATCCAGTGGTCTTGGTCACCACAGATTAATGTTGGCAAGTGTGGATGCTACTTGGTGTTGCGCAATCGGCTGTTTCTCAACTGAAGACCTTTTACTTGAAAAAGGAGGAGTTTTCTACCTAATTGATCTTCTGCAg AGTTGCCCAAGAAACATGCACAACTTAATACTTGGTTGTCTTCTTGAACTTTGTGAAAACCCGAAAACCATCGCCCACATCCACACATGGAGGGGAATGTCGGACATCACTGCTCCTCATCTGCTCATCCAACTGTGGAGAGAAGAGGAGAAGAGCATGGGAGTCCTCCGAGATGAAACAGGATGTATTGTGGATATCACAGCTCCTATAGCAG GTGCCATGCAAAGAGAACAAGTGGTTGTTCCACAATCTGCTACAGCATTGTCATCATCTATTGTTGATGTATCTGAAAACCTAAGAGCTAAAATTTATGCTTTGTTTGCTAAGCTTGGGTTTAGTGATCTACCTGGTTTAACTACACAGGATTATGTGGCATTGGCAGTGATTGAGAAGTACCTGGATTTTAAG CTTGGAGAAGTCTGGCTTGAAATTTCTTCTGAGCTTCAAGTGGAGAATGTTGTTGCTACAAGTCCGGACCAGGAAGCATTGGAAACCATTAACCGTGCAGCAAGTGAACGCGCCAAAGGGGTGGCCATGCTGCAAACCGAATTATTAGAAGCAGAAAAGCAACAAGATTTACATGAGGAGAAGTTATTCTATGCAGAG GTAAAGGAGAACCACAAACAACAGAAGAACACAATTTCTCGTTGGGAAGATTTTGTAAAACGAACTTCTGATCATAACCATTTGGTTGATTGtaaaaaccaacaacaaaaatcGATTGAGTCATCTAAAACTAAACCAAGACAAGGAAACACAACGAAAAAGTTGTCCACCACTTTCCATGATACAACTTCAAAGAATCTAAACACCACT ACTTTCCAAGGAAGGCATGTGACTGTTGAAAGTACACCCGCAGAATTAACTGGAGAGCGAGCACAGCTATTGggttaa
- the LOC100186697 gene encoding cilia- and flagella-associated protein 69 isoform X2: MAAVSSMRRQTPNRHTEMQNTEDKQIPVVAYIITDDEAGLTQGLKLRPVELTRVVRLLSDPHSSQLFERHVHALNRITLKYEYGFLIRDLVHVFKILNICADRVAQHTCYVQPMCKLLHICGLSYLTEKMSDESAYSQIVIESVSQMGYLMRVPNSSVRSALADALISLYCNPPTSQDVYQDLKPASHEYNIRMVESSDVAETLVKSLSLFHNNLEIQLKILRVLQKLSCSSAVNCDKMLQSEAAYRICCEMNSPDPSGYLLFISVEIIWNLLELGGDEVTKQLANLQCVNALKEAFRELMISGCSNYEKQLRNDLLVITTLLCQNPSAPIVESGFAKQIVLFATFSEVKSYNPLLRNLKLTQSHEDFELKKMLINLLEILSKDHAALQILSDGKVLLSLFHYVKSDDGKVKPRDWSPAQFEELQLHAMSALNKLSVLLIDDYMICQGNTRLLLLLEWCLGKEPFTGHGNSFHGSGGRGNKKAQMRQCLRLLLAVVSNSNEIASKDLCDQGILNQLLDVLENFFSTDCDNAIDIELQCDILYILSRLCENDIHRKELFGGQGVDILIQYLKANPAKLSSGLGHHRLMLASVDATWCCAIGCFSTEDLLLEKGGVFYLIDLLQSCPRNMHNLILGCLLELCENPKTIAHIHTWRGMSDITAPHLLIQLWREEEKSMGVLRDETGCIVDITAPIAGAMQREQVVVPQSATALSSSIVDVSENLRAKIYALFAKLGFSDLPGLTTQDYVALAVIEKYLDFKLGEVWLEISSELQVENVVATSPDQEALETINRAASERAKGVAMLQTELLEAEKQQDLHEEKLFYAEVKENHKQQKNTISRWEDFVKRTSDHNHLVDCKNQQQKSIESSKTKPRQGNTTKKLSTTFHDTTSKNLNTTTFQGRHVTVESTPAELTGERAQLLG; this comes from the exons ATGGCTGCCGTGTCTTCAATGAGAAGGCAGACGCCAAACAGGCACACCGAGATGCAAAATACAGAAGATAAACAAATTCCTGTCGTTGCATATATTATCACTGATGATGAAGCAGGTTTAACTCAG GGTTTAAAACTAAGACCTGTTGAGCTAACAAGAGTTGTTCGTCTTTTATCCGATCCTCATTCAAGTCAATTGTTTGAAAGACATGTCCATGCACTTAACCGTATCACATTAAA ATATGAATACGGATTTTTAATTCGAGATCTGGTCCATGTGTTTAAGATTCTCAATATATGCGCTGATCGAGTGGCTCAGCATACTTGTTATGTTCAACCTATGTGTAAATTGTTGCACATATGTGG GTTGTCCTACTTGACGGAGAAGATGTCAGATGAAAGTGCGTATTCGCAAATTGTGATTGAATCTGTATCACAGATGGGTTATCTCATGAGAGTTCCAAACTCAAGTGTTCGTTCAGCGCTTGCTGATGCTTTGATATCTTTGTATTGCAATCCACCCACCTCACAAGATGTTTACCAG GATTTAAAGCCAGCAAGCCACGAATACAACATAAGGATGGTTGAAAGCAGTGATGTTGCTGAGACACTCGTCAAGTCATTGTCATTATTCCACAACAATCTTGAAATTCAACTCAAAATTTTGAGAGTTTTGCAAAAGTTATCTTGCTCTTCTG CTGTAAACTGTGACAAGATGCTACAAAGTGAAGCAGCATACAGAATATGTTGTGAAATGAATTCCCCTGACCCATCTGGATACCTTCTCTTCATATCAGTGGAAATTATATGGAATCTTTTAGAACTTGGAGGAGATGAGGTCACGAAACAACTTGCAAATCTACAATGCGTAAA TGCATTGAAGGAGGCGTTCAGGGAGTTGATGATATCTGGTTGCTCCAATTATGAAAAGCAACTTCGCAATGATTTGCTCGTCATTACAACCTTGCTATGTCAAAACCCATCAGCACCAATAGTAGAGTCAG GTTTCGCAAAACAGATCGTTCTCTTTGCAACATTCTCTGAGGTTAAAAGTTACAACCCACTTTTAAGAAACCTCAAACTTACACAAAGTCATGAAGATTTTGAGCTTAAGAAAATGTTGATTAATTTGCTTGAGATATTAAGCAAAGATCATGCTGCATTGCAG ATTTTGTCAGATGGCAAAgttcttctttctctttttcacTACGTTAAATCAGATGATGGGAAGGTTAAGCCACGTGATTGGTCGCCTGCGCAGTTTGAAGAACTCCAGTTACACGCTATGTCAGCTTTGAACAAACTCTCAGTTCTGCTTATAGATGATTACATGATATGTCAGGGCAATACAAGACTTCTGCTCTTACTGGAATGGTGCCTTGGaaag GAGCCATTTACTGGCCATGGTAATTCCTTCCATGGTTCTGGTGGCCGTGGAAACAAGAAAGCTCAGATGAGACAATGTTTACGACTTTTGCTTGCTGTCGTGTCCAATTCAAATGAGATCGCTTCAAAAGATCTGTGCGACCAAGGGATCCTGAATCAACTATTAG ATGTTCTGGAAAACTTCTTCTCGACAGATTGCGACAACGCAATAGACATCGAACTTCAATGTGACATACTCTACATATTATCAAGGTTGTGTGAGAATGATATACACAGGAAGGAACTCTTTGGTGGACAG GGTGTGGACATTCTAATCCAATACCTGAAGGCAAACCCAGCTAAACTATCCAGTGGTCTTGGTCACCACAGATTAATGTTGGCAAGTGTGGATGCTACTTGGTGTTGCGCAATCGGCTGTTTCTCAACTGAAGACCTTTTACTTGAAAAAGGAGGAGTTTTCTACCTAATTGATCTTCTGCAg AGTTGCCCAAGAAACATGCACAACTTAATACTTGGTTGTCTTCTTGAACTTTGTGAAAACCCGAAAACCATCGCCCACATCCACACATGGAGGGGAATGTCGGACATCACTGCTCCTCATCTGCTCATCCAACTGTGGAGAGAAGAGGAGAAGAGCATGGGAGTCCTCCGAGATGAAACAGGATGTATTGTGGATATCACAGCTCCTATAGCAG GTGCCATGCAAAGAGAACAAGTGGTTGTTCCACAATCTGCTACAGCATTGTCATCATCTATTGTTGATGTATCTGAAAACCTAAGAGCTAAAATTTATGCTTTGTTTGCTAAGCTTGGGTTTAGTGATCTACCTGGTTTAACTACACAGGATTATGTGGCATTGGCAGTGATTGAGAAGTACCTGGATTTTAAG CTTGGAGAAGTCTGGCTTGAAATTTCTTCTGAGCTTCAAGTGGAGAATGTTGTTGCTACAAGTCCGGACCAGGAAGCATTGGAAACCATTAACCGTGCAGCAAGTGAACGCGCCAAAGGGGTGGCCATGCTGCAAACCGAATTATTAGAAGCAGAAAAGCAACAAGATTTACATGAGGAGAAGTTATTCTATGCAGAG GTAAAGGAGAACCACAAACAACAGAAGAACACAATTTCTCGTTGGGAAGATTTTGTAAAACGAACTTCTGATCATAACCATTTGGTTGATTGtaaaaaccaacaacaaaaatcGATTGAGTCATCTAAAACTAAACCAAGACAAGGAAACACAACGAAAAAGTTGTCCACCACTTTCCATGATACAACTTCAAAGAATCTAAACACCACT ACTTTCCAAGGAAGGCATGTGACTGTTGAAAGTACACCCGCAGAATTAACTGGAGAGCGAGCACAGCTATTGggttaa